Proteins encoded in a region of the uncultured Paludibaculum sp. genome:
- a CDS encoding PilZ domain-containing protein, translating into MANEQERRVSARQAADCSVYFFGEGSRGNWQLRGVVSNVSPTGMAFRSQHKWDVGTILWCAVPSQAIYTRAMVCHCTGRPWDRKTGVRFLAGPVSDE; encoded by the coding sequence ATGGCGAACGAACAAGAGCGCAGAGTGTCGGCCCGACAGGCCGCGGATTGCAGCGTCTACTTTTTCGGTGAAGGGTCCCGGGGCAACTGGCAGCTCCGCGGAGTTGTGTCGAATGTCTCCCCAACCGGCATGGCTTTCCGCTCACAGCACAAATGGGACGTCGGGACGATCCTTTGGTGCGCCGTGCCGTCCCAGGCGATCTACACACGAGCCATGGTGTGCCACTGCACGGGGCGGCCATGGGACCGCAAAACAGGTGTCCGATTCCTGGCGGGACCCGTATCGGACGAGTAG
- a CDS encoding nitronate monooxygenase, translating to MGNSSSFTLPKIIQGGMGVGVSNWRLARTVSSLGQLGVVSGTALDRVFIRRLQDGDPGGHMRQALDAFPFPEIAESIWAKYYIEGGKDEKTPYRNAPLHDKVMPREVAELCVASNFAEIFLAKVGHSNPVGINYLEKIQPPHLASIYGAMLAGVDYILMGAGIPMKIPGVLDRFVNHESATYPLYVAGAQPGDDTTMVFDPRDFREHSLPPLKRPMFLAIIASNTLAVTLVKKANGRVDGFVIEGPTAGGHNAPPRGKLQLNERNEPIYGERDKVDLPKMCELGLPFWLAGGYGSPEMLVEALDAGAAGVQMGTAFAYSDESGLRDDYKQQVLELVRTGQASVFTDRLASPTGFPFKVVQAEGTISDSAVYESRPRICDLGYLREAYRTPDGQVGFRCASEPVSIFLSKGGDIAETEGRKCVCNALMATVGQPQIRGGKHVEAGVITSGDDLPEIKRFMREDGSRYHASDVLAVMLSKVQELV from the coding sequence ATGGGCAACTCTTCCAGTTTTACCCTCCCCAAGATCATCCAGGGTGGGATGGGTGTCGGCGTTTCGAATTGGCGGCTGGCTCGCACGGTTTCCAGCCTGGGCCAACTCGGGGTAGTCTCCGGAACGGCCTTGGACCGGGTCTTCATTCGCCGGTTGCAGGACGGCGATCCCGGCGGCCACATGCGCCAGGCACTGGACGCTTTTCCCTTCCCCGAGATCGCCGAATCGATCTGGGCCAAATACTACATTGAGGGCGGCAAGGACGAGAAAACCCCCTACCGGAACGCGCCACTCCACGACAAGGTGATGCCCCGCGAGGTAGCGGAGCTATGCGTTGCCTCCAACTTCGCCGAGATCTTCCTGGCGAAGGTTGGCCACTCCAATCCGGTTGGCATCAATTATTTAGAGAAGATTCAGCCGCCGCATCTGGCGTCTATTTACGGTGCCATGCTGGCCGGTGTCGACTACATCCTTATGGGCGCCGGCATCCCCATGAAGATCCCCGGCGTGCTCGACCGCTTCGTCAATCACGAGTCGGCCACTTACCCGCTCTATGTCGCGGGTGCCCAGCCGGGCGACGACACCACAATGGTGTTTGACCCGCGTGACTTCCGTGAGCACTCGCTTCCACCACTGAAACGGCCGATGTTCCTGGCCATCATCGCCTCAAATACCCTGGCTGTCACCTTGGTGAAGAAGGCCAATGGGCGTGTGGATGGTTTCGTCATCGAAGGCCCTACGGCTGGCGGCCACAACGCCCCGCCGCGCGGAAAACTTCAATTGAATGAACGGAATGAGCCGATCTACGGAGAGCGCGACAAAGTCGATCTACCCAAGATGTGCGAGCTCGGCCTGCCGTTCTGGCTGGCTGGTGGTTATGGATCCCCGGAGATGCTGGTGGAGGCGCTGGACGCAGGCGCCGCGGGCGTCCAGATGGGCACGGCCTTTGCCTACTCGGACGAGTCCGGGCTGCGCGACGACTACAAGCAACAGGTTCTGGAGTTGGTTCGAACGGGCCAAGCTTCTGTCTTCACTGACCGGCTGGCGTCCCCCACTGGGTTCCCCTTCAAAGTGGTGCAGGCGGAAGGCACCATCTCGGACTCCGCCGTATACGAATCCCGGCCTCGCATCTGCGATCTGGGTTATCTGCGTGAAGCGTACCGGACGCCCGACGGACAAGTCGGCTTCCGCTGTGCCTCTGAGCCGGTCTCGATCTTCCTGTCCAAGGGTGGCGACATTGCGGAGACGGAAGGCCGTAAGTGCGTCTGTAACGCTCTGATGGCCACCGTCGGCCAACCGCAAATCCGCGGCGGCAAGCACGTCGAAGCGGGCGTCATCACCAGCGGCGACGATCTACCTGAAATCAAAAGGTTTATGCGGGAGGACGGCAGCCGTTACCATGCGTCCGACGTTCTGGCCGTCATGCTCAGCAAAGTCCAGGAACTCGTCTAG
- a CDS encoding sigma 54-interacting transcriptional regulator: MSAPQAGHRTVAELAQVNDETLREVFARMGLISTCGSHMTPLLRQAWKAARISDVPLLVEGETGTGKQVLASAIHELDEKRRRSPFVTVPCGAIPESLAESELFGHARGAYSGAHSARSGLFLSARGGTVFLDDVNDLSPSMQAKLLDVLQRGRVRPIGSDEEIPVDVRVIAAANTALEPMVVEKRFRPDLYYRLNVIHLRIPPLRERTQDLAAMILEFACRHKALYGPISGVDPDLLRHLENYPFTGNIRELEHAVQRMLFAKTAGDRLTLPDWQTQGPIQQNQKDTKALQEVVTQTWLRIQQGLVSLDDALGSFERALLEEALRSNGMTRKALACKLGISERSLYQKLHEFDLAMGPERTEDSGQHDTGGRRLNAAKGLSQIA, translated from the coding sequence ATGAGTGCACCTCAAGCCGGACATCGGACCGTGGCCGAACTTGCCCAAGTGAATGACGAGACCCTAAGAGAGGTCTTCGCGCGGATGGGCTTGATCAGCACTTGCGGTTCGCACATGACGCCCTTGCTGCGCCAAGCCTGGAAGGCGGCGCGGATCAGCGATGTTCCCCTGCTGGTGGAAGGAGAAACGGGTACCGGTAAACAGGTTCTTGCGAGCGCTATCCACGAATTGGACGAGAAGCGACGACGTAGCCCGTTCGTCACGGTACCTTGCGGCGCCATCCCCGAGAGTCTGGCCGAGTCGGAACTGTTCGGCCACGCACGAGGCGCCTATTCGGGCGCGCACTCCGCGCGCTCGGGGTTATTCCTGAGTGCGCGCGGCGGCACCGTCTTTCTGGACGATGTCAACGATCTCTCCCCGTCGATGCAGGCCAAACTGCTGGACGTGCTGCAACGCGGCCGCGTGCGGCCCATCGGCAGCGACGAAGAGATCCCGGTAGACGTCAGGGTGATTGCGGCCGCTAATACCGCGCTGGAACCGATGGTCGTCGAAAAGAGGTTCCGTCCGGACTTGTACTACCGGCTGAACGTTATCCACCTGCGGATCCCGCCGCTGCGGGAGCGGACGCAGGATCTGGCCGCCATGATTCTAGAGTTCGCCTGCCGGCACAAGGCGCTGTACGGCCCGATCTCCGGAGTGGATCCCGACCTTCTGCGCCACCTGGAGAACTATCCATTCACGGGCAACATTCGTGAATTGGAGCATGCTGTGCAGCGCATGCTATTCGCCAAGACCGCCGGCGACCGCCTGACGCTGCCCGACTGGCAAACCCAGGGGCCGATCCAACAGAATCAGAAGGATACGAAGGCACTGCAGGAAGTGGTGACGCAGACATGGCTGCGAATTCAGCAAGGCCTGGTTTCGCTGGACGATGCGCTCGGGTCGTTTGAACGCGCCTTACTGGAGGAGGCGCTGCGGTCCAACGGTATGACCCGTAAGGCGCTGGCCTGCAAGCTCGGAATCAGCGAACGGAGTCTCTATCAGAAGCTCCACGAGTTCGATCTGGCGATGGGGCCGGAGCGCACCGAAGACTCCGGCCAGCACGACACGGGTGGCCGCCGCCTGAATGCGGCCAAGGGCCTGTCGCAAATCGCCTAA
- a CDS encoding phage tail sheath C-terminal domain-containing protein, whose amino-acid sequence MPSTLNYPGVYIEEVPSPVRTIVAVPTAVAGFVGRAKRGPVNQAIRIHNFTDFDRTFGGLWTQSELGYAVQQYFLNGGADAYVVRSVDAATAAAAAVTYKLPTPTGNLFLSAKTPGTWSKDLFFTVDHNTRVPLQADEYNLIVVLKITDPITNEVTVIREEYRNVTGDPNKARFVQAVVANESNLVAVTGTVPPDRPNAVTDFNTIDSGTPSDGGPLGDTDIAPVAGAASKKGMYALEDAEIFTILVIPPYSEGEKPGAPDIGSAVWSAAVVYAETKRAILIYDPPAGWKDKAAVDAGKAAVDAFRSKNSVIYWPRILFSDPLKENRPRLFAPSGAMAGLYARIDTNRGVWKAPAGEEAKLQGAQGLQYTLTDLENGDLNPIAINCLRTFPILGNTCWGARTLVGSDSQASEWKYLPVRRTALFIEESLFRASKWIVFEPNDEPLWAQIRLNFGAFMNSLFRQGAFQGQTPKEAYFVKCDSETTTQDDINKGIVNILVGFAPLKPVEFVVIKISQLAGKVPV is encoded by the coding sequence ATGCCGAGCACACTCAACTATCCCGGCGTCTATATCGAAGAAGTGCCCAGTCCAGTGCGAACGATCGTGGCCGTGCCCACGGCCGTCGCCGGATTTGTGGGCCGGGCCAAGCGCGGTCCTGTGAACCAGGCCATACGAATCCACAATTTCACCGACTTTGACCGGACTTTCGGCGGCCTGTGGACCCAAAGCGAACTGGGTTATGCCGTGCAACAGTACTTCCTGAATGGCGGCGCCGACGCCTATGTGGTGCGTAGCGTGGATGCGGCCACGGCGGCTGCCGCGGCTGTGACCTACAAATTGCCGACTCCCACGGGCAATCTGTTCCTCTCCGCCAAGACACCGGGCACGTGGTCGAAGGACCTGTTCTTCACCGTGGACCACAACACCCGTGTGCCGCTGCAGGCGGACGAATACAACCTGATTGTGGTGCTGAAGATCACCGATCCCATCACGAACGAAGTCACCGTGATTCGCGAGGAGTACCGCAACGTCACCGGTGATCCGAACAAGGCTCGGTTTGTGCAGGCCGTCGTCGCCAACGAATCGAACCTAGTGGCGGTCACCGGCACCGTCCCGCCTGACCGGCCCAATGCCGTGACGGACTTCAACACCATCGACAGTGGCACGCCGAGTGATGGTGGCCCTCTTGGTGACACAGATATTGCGCCCGTCGCCGGCGCGGCCTCGAAGAAGGGCATGTATGCGCTGGAAGACGCCGAGATCTTCACGATCCTCGTAATCCCGCCCTATTCCGAGGGCGAGAAGCCGGGCGCGCCAGACATTGGCAGCGCCGTGTGGTCGGCAGCCGTCGTCTACGCCGAGACGAAGCGGGCGATTCTGATCTACGACCCTCCGGCTGGCTGGAAGGACAAAGCCGCGGTGGATGCCGGCAAGGCCGCCGTGGACGCCTTCCGCAGCAAGAATTCGGTGATCTACTGGCCCAGGATCCTGTTCTCCGATCCCTTGAAGGAGAACAGGCCGCGGCTGTTCGCGCCATCCGGGGCGATGGCCGGGCTGTACGCGCGGATCGATACGAATCGCGGTGTGTGGAAGGCGCCGGCCGGGGAGGAAGCGAAACTGCAGGGCGCGCAAGGCCTACAGTACACGCTGACAGATCTGGAGAACGGCGACCTGAATCCGATCGCGATCAACTGCCTGCGGACCTTCCCGATTCTCGGCAACACGTGCTGGGGCGCGAGGACGCTGGTGGGCTCGGACTCGCAGGCCTCCGAATGGAAGTATCTGCCGGTGCGACGCACCGCGCTGTTCATCGAGGAGAGCCTGTTCCGCGCCTCGAAGTGGATCGTCTTCGAGCCGAATGACGAGCCGCTGTGGGCGCAGATCCGCCTGAACTTCGGCGCGTTCATGAACTCTCTGTTCCGGCAGGGCGCCTTCCAGGGCCAAACGCCGAAAGAGGCCTACTTCGTGAAGTGCGATTCGGAGACGACGACCCAGGACGACATCAACAAGGGCATTGTGAACATCCTGGTGGGCTTCGCGCCGTTGAAACCCGTCGAATTCGTAGTCATCAAGATCAGCCAGTTGGCCGGAAAGGTCCCGGTCTAA
- a CDS encoding phage tail protein, translated as MPSFVVNKATRRDPYKNFKFRLKFEDGADYIAGLSKMTPLKRTTEVVKHREGGDPNNPHKAPGRTDYDAITLSRGVTHDTDFENWANLAFLHGAAFGAEIALKSFRKNLILDVFNESGQKAISYNIFRCWVSEYQALPELDANANAVAIETIKIECEGWERDTNVTEPTEK; from the coding sequence ATGCCATCTTTTGTCGTCAACAAGGCTACGCGCCGCGACCCTTACAAGAATTTTAAGTTTCGGCTGAAGTTCGAGGACGGCGCCGATTACATCGCTGGTTTGTCGAAGATGACTCCGTTGAAGCGGACCACGGAAGTGGTCAAACATCGCGAGGGGGGCGATCCGAATAATCCGCACAAGGCTCCGGGCCGCACGGACTACGACGCCATTACTCTTTCGCGCGGAGTGACTCACGATACCGACTTCGAGAATTGGGCGAATCTCGCTTTTCTTCACGGGGCGGCCTTCGGGGCCGAAATCGCGCTGAAGAGCTTCCGCAAGAATCTGATTCTCGACGTCTTCAACGAGTCCGGTCAAAAGGCGATCTCGTACAACATCTTCCGCTGCTGGGTGAGCGAGTACCAGGCGCTGCCGGAACTCGACGCCAACGCCAACGCCGTGGCGATCGAGACCATCAAGATCGAGTGCGAGGGTTGGGAACGTGACACCAATGTCACCGAGCCCACGGAGAAGTGA